In the genome of Primulina eburnea isolate SZY01 chromosome 13, ASM2296580v1, whole genome shotgun sequence, the window AGGTATCCAAAAGACGTCGCCTTCTGTTACTTTGGCATTCATCGCTAGAGTTCCGTTGGGGTAGACGATTTGGATGGTGCCGGCTCCTCTCAACACGATTCCGTACTCTGTTGCTCTTGGATTCACGTGGGGTGCCATCATTGATCCCTACGTTCATTTGATTTGGAAGAGAGGCCGATTTATCATTTTGCAATGCAACGAATTAAAGCTTATTAGATCAACTTGTGGATGTGCCAACTACATAGTACGCTAGTGTAGTTCTATAGATCTATGTTATTGCAGGGAAGGACAATTATCAATAATATTAATCATGATAAGATTTTTACCGCAGTGAGATTGACAAGATAAACACCAAAATCATCATGCTTGAGGGGGGAATAATCGGACTCATCCAAAGCAATGCTCCAACCGTAATCGTTCTTGTAGTCGGGCTTCCTATCGTAGATGTTGTAAGAATCCGGCCCCTTGCCAACCCGGCCTCTCTTGTCCCCCCTCTTGCCCGCCTTTCCAAACATAGAGATCAAAAGCTTCCTAAATGACCATGTAGGTTTCGCCTCCTCTTCTTGTTCAAaatctcctcctctgatcctaACAACCCTCTTCATATGTGCAAGTTTCTCATCTTGTTCCATGTCCAAAAAATTGGACCACATGCTAGGTGAATGGGGCTCCGAATGAGGCTCTGATAAGTAAACAATGGGACCCTTGTTTTGCCCTGTCAATAGTTCGCTCAATTCGCCTTCCGAAACCTGAAAACCACAGAGTTTAATCAGTTTTCTACTATAATAGGGAAATAAGAGATCAATTTCCACTTACATTGAAGGCTGTTGACAATGTCAAGGGATCAAAACCCGAAAGTACTGATCTTGGATAAGTTCCACCAGCTACGTAGAAAGACTGCAAACAAACACATTACGACAAACATAATGTCAAGAAATTATCATCATTACTGATCCATTACGTTACAAATTAGCGAAGCATCGATCAAGTCCTAGATCATTCAAACAATTTGCAAAATCATTCTTGAAAATGAGGGGGTTACCTGGAATGCATGCCATCCCAAGCTCTCCGACGTATCTATGCTGCACACCACATGAAGCCTCTGCCCTTCTCCTgtattaatcaaataaaaagCCGAGCCCGCCCCAATTCGATATATGTCCCCCATTTTCAAACTTCTTTCCACCAGTTCATCTTTGTATATATTCCCAACTCTGGCTTCCCCTGTTCATACAATCAAATAATTTGGTCTATTTTTCAGCACCACAAGTTCCACAAGGCCGACAATATTCGAACCATCTGGTTCTGTTAGAAATGGAATCCGTTTGGGTAACAGTTTATTCCCGAGAAAAATCAAATGAACAGAGTACAAAAGAAATTGAACTTAATAAAGTATAAAAGGATTGTATATCAGTTGATGTAAAATAAGAAACCAAGTCCAGCTCTCATACGAGTTGTAGTCTAACGACAGTGAACTAATAATTCAAATACTTAAAAAATAccatttttttacaaaaaaacgAACATGCAGAAAACCACAGAGACATCAAACTAAACTTTTGATTCTTTAACTCGCATGAATCGGCCATATCTTTACACATTAACGAACACGCAGaaaccaaattaaaattttaCACTACAACTCATATATACTAATGAGCAATCAAGATGAAGATCCACAGTCAGGTATAAACGAACACGTAAAAAGAGTAATTTACAGATATTTATTCACCTCTGCGAATGAAGAGAATGAGGCTGGAATCCAGGTACTGAGGGACGAAAAGGCTTCTGGGCTCCATCGTAATGAAGCCAATATGCATCGGGCTTTTCATAATTCTGCCTCCAAAACCCTTCACCACTTTCATGACCCCGGCATCGGTCTTCACCACATTCTTCGAATCCTGCAACACGAACCAGTCCTCCCCTTCCCGCCGCCCAGACCCACCCTCTTCTCCTCCTTCACCACCCTCTTCCCAGCCCCTTCCACCTCCCTCCCCCCACTCCTCCTCTTCATAAGCAACCGCCGTCGCCGCCAGTGAGAAACACACCAAGAGGGCCAGCACAAACAGTGCCTTGATCTTCCACATTGTTCCTCTCTTCTTCAACTCGATTTGTAGAGTTCTGTTCTAACTTCTTTTTCTTTCTGGGATTTTGAGCTGCGAGAGAGGTCGGCTTATGTAGAGAAAAAAAGGGCACAGATGGCTGCCATGCATGAATTGCTAAGCACGGTGGCATTTTCTGTTGAAGACAGCGGTGTGGGTGAGAAATATCCGCTCCCCCTCCTTGAGACAAGGTCATACATGCATCGACTGACTAATCAATGAATGCCGCTCACTTCCTacattttgtatttttatttatttattattacatTCTAATTTCACCTTTTCTTTTGATACAAATTGCCTGTAATAGTTTTTAACTGCTCTTAATTTTTTAAGgtatacatatttgttaaaatatatatatttgatttcGAGACATATACTCCACATGAAgatatatttaatgtttttatacctaatatttttcaaaatatataaaatttaagaataagtggcaaataatatatattttttaaatactttaaaaatatttattttatttagttttttataataaaacttTTAGCTAATGTAATAAAGAATATATCAATTGATTATGTATGGAATATTTCATTGATACAGAGCTAATTCTATTAGGCTTATGGAGAGTCTGATTGGCGTGCATTCAGTATGAATTAAACCTACGAATTCATTCAGTATGAATTAAACCTACGAATTCGTGAGTCGAGCGCTTCGATTATTTCTAAGATTTataattcgaatatgcattttatAACTTATAGACtcttaatatatttattttatcaaatatttgttaaaatataaatatattgttgcACCACATTTTGTTTCTTTTCTGTCAGACTTTTAGGAGAAGCCGTTTCAACAAAATTCATATAGTATAGCTTGTGGAGTACTTAAGGGATACATTAAGAATGAAGTCAttcttttttctaaaaaaatattgtgAATTTGCTTCTGGAGTACTTATGCGATatattaagaatttttttttaaaaaaatgtgtccatatttaatttttgagtaggtattttgtgagacgatctcattaatctttatctgtgagacgagtcaaccctaccgattttcacaataaaaagtaatactctcagcataaaaaaaataaaatttcatggataacccaaataagagatctgtctcgcaaaatacgatccgtgagaccgtctcacaaaaatttttacattaatttttttaacaacGAGAGAACTTGGGAGAAATTTACTGGCTACTGATAAATGCCTAAAAAAATAAAGTactgtttcaaaaaaaaaataaaaataaaagtaaattGATTAGCTGTCATTTACCAACCAAACTAACTGAATCAGACCTTAATTAAACGAACCAGGCTACATTTATATTCATGCAGACGGAGGACGAGAAAATGGTCGTGTCCATTACACGAAGCACTTCCTCCATTATAAGTGGATCACGTCTTCCTTAGTTCCCTCAAAACCAGTCGCTGAATCGCCCATAAAATCCTTTGCTACCCCTTCTGATGCGCAAATCCTCATAGAATATTGAGCAGAATGGCATTCATCAAAGTTACCTTTGCCGCCACTTCGTTGTTACATCGGAATGCAAGGCTATTTCGACCTCTTACTCTATTTTCTATTCGAACCGTATATAGGGGAGCCGAGCATCCTGATGTCAAGTTCTCAGGTTCTTTTCTACATCAGAACCGGCGAGTATCATGTGGTCTATCTGTTACGGACCTAATTGATTCGGTAGCATATCTATTTCATTTGGTTCTGCTGAGAATACGAACATTCCACCGTGTACTTTTGTCTTAAAAATCTGTATCATTACAGGAATGGTGTGAAAAACAGAAGGAGTTTTCTCTAACCGAAAGGTCCAGGAAGACTACAGCCATGAAAACAGGCAATGCTCGCCACTCAGCACTTGAGGAAGAGGTGTGAGTTACGTATTGTTCTTTCATACTTTTTACATCATGCCTATTACGTGCATGATCTCAGTTTTCAACCTTTTCATTGTACTAATTTTAGGACTTTCCTTGAGAATCTGGACAGGTgatcaagaaaataaaataccgaATTCGATCAGCTGAAAATGCCTGGGAGAATAAGTTTATGAATTTTATCGTTCATGCAAACGAATTATTAGTTAATGGATTCACACGTGAGTTACCTTTGTAAGTTTAAGATACTATATATCATCTTTACAGTTGTAGAATTCTTTGGATAGTATAGAAATGTATGTGATGTATCTGTAATACTAGGCACTATACACAACAGCCAAAAAACCAAAAATGACTTCAAATTTTCTGTACGTACAGAGTAGGCTTTACACAAGGTGAATGGATGGTGGGAAGAATAGATGTAATTCGAATGTTAAACTCGAACTCTGAGAATTTTCTAATGATCGTTGAAAGGAAAACACGACGGCGAGCAACGCTTCCTGCTGAGCCACAAATCAGAAAGGGGAGGTATAGATTCATTTAAATTTGGCTTCCATAGATATTAACAAATTGCTGAAGCCCTCCACTTCTCTTGTGTTTCGGACAGGTTCCAAACAATGTGCTACAGAATGTTGTGGGACAGTTTAGGTGAATTTACATCGGAAAAGTTCTATGACCACTTTGCATTGAATCCAGAACACATTTTATCACCAGACATTGTAAAGAAAACTGTGAAAGCGGGTTTCCCTTGTGAGGTAAATGGCTCCCTCCTGATCGTGGCTTCCGATGTCATGTTTCTTGCACTAAAGTTGAAACTTGAAATACAAGTATCAATTTACGCCTATTTGTCATAATGGGAGCTCTTCATTTTCGAAGAATTTGAAACCCATCTCATTCGATTCATCTCACATGAATCGTAGAGTTGAGGATTAGTgcgatttatgaaaatattttccgTTGGCCATGTCATCTCATCTAAAATTTAAAAAGCGTAATATACAATATTAGAATATGTCATAAAGTAGATGAAGAATCGAATGTAAAATAGTGATTATATAGGAAATTTTGAAAGTGGAACAATATGTCGaggaaaatattataaatactCACTGTACGACCAAATTTCAAGTTTTTGCATTCATCTCTCCTAGGATAAAAAGTTATAACATCCTCAGGATAtaaatgtcaaatacatcaagTACAAGGAAATCCCACCAACATTCCTAGGCCGAATTCGATAGGTGGTACACTGGGTGTCCAACGCAGACTCGAATAGGATCTCCTAATAGGATCTTCACTGCTTCACATCAAACATCCCTATCCGAGTAGTGTACACGTTTCAGCAACATCTAGTGATTTTTTCTTGTTAGCCTATTTTCGCTACCAGCTCTTTATGAACGCATTAGGTGTGATTCGATGTTACCATCACATAAAATGCAGGCTTTGTCAATAGCATACGGCAGCCTATCTCGAGTACGCAGCTTGGAGTGTGCCACCAACCACAATGTGAATTTATGTTTGGGAAGGATACACGAACGGCTGAGCAGAGGTTTCCATGGCCATTTACCAACCTTCTTAGTGAAGAAATCATATGCTTTACCAATTCCCTCACCACTAGAAAACCAGGATTGTAACGTGGTAGAAGCCGCATCAACCGAGCCCATCCGAAGGACAATTTCATCACGAATAGCTATTAGCTGTTTAATCAATGGAGACTCATCCTTATGCCAACCCCAACTCCAAACCCCCCCAACTTTGCTataaaaatgattaacccaTCTAATCCACAAACTCTCCTTTCGCATTTGAATCTTCCACAACGTCTTAGCAATCAAAGCCTTGTTCCAACATTTCAGATTCTTAAGTCCCAGCCCTCCATCATCAATCGATTTGCAAAGAGTAACCCAGGCAATGGGTGGGTGCTTCGTTGGCCAAACAAATTTACGACAGAGAGAGTGTATGGAATCAATAATGCAATTGGGGATAGGCAAAATGGAAAGCCAAAAACATTCAATACCTTGCACCACCGATCTAACAAGCTCGATCTTCCCAGCATAAGAGAGTGATTGTCTAGGCCAACTATTAAATTTCGCTGCGATTGATTCCACCAGCTTTGAGTAATCTGAAGATCTCAGATTCCTAGCTGCAAGAGGCACGCCCAAATACCGGAATGGAAGATTTCCCGGGCTGAAACCTGTAATCTGCAATATCTCATCACGAACTCTGTCATCAATGGCAGCCATGTAAATGTTAGATTTCAATAGGTTGACACGCAGTCCCGCCATATCTCCAAAGTTATTCAAGCATTCCATGATCATCGATACACTACGGGTGTCGCCCCTCGAAAGGAGTAATAAGTCATCCGCATAAGCCAAATGAGTGATACGAAGATTAGCGCATTTGGGATGGAAACCGAAGTGAGCTGATCGAGACGTGCGTTTTAGAGACCTAGATAGGACCTCCAAACACAGAGTAAATAAGAATGGTGATAGAGGATCACCCTGTCTAAGCCCCCTCTGTCCTTTGAAATGCCCATGATAATTCCCATTCAAAGAGATGGAGTAGGACGTGGTAGATACACATTCCATGATCCAATCAATAAAAACTCTAGGAAAGTTAAGGCCAGATAATACCTCTTTCAAGAAGGACCAATCCACCGTGTCATAGGCTTTTTGAATGTCCACCTTGAGGATGCAACGCGGTGATCCACGCTTACGTGCATATTTCCTCAAAAGTTCTTGGGCTAGGTGTATATTGTCAACGATAGACCGACCCCGAATAAAGGCAGCTTGTGCCTCGTCAATCAAGGAACCCACAACCTCACCCAATCGCTTAGAGAGGATCTTTGCAATAATTTTGTAGAACACCGTGCAACAAGAAATCGGTCTGAATTCATTCACCGATGAAGAGTCCACCGATTTTGGGATAAGAGCAATAACGGCATGATTCCATTGCTTAAGCAACCGAGCACTCTGAAAGAATTCTTGGACTGCTGATGACCAGTTACTGTTACGGTGAGTCTAAACCAAGATTTGATACAATATCTAAGATATGATCCCATTGTGATAGAATTTTCTTGAGACAGATACGAATTGAAAGGAAATAAAAAATTGCTAATGGAGAACCAATTTCCTTACGACCCTGATTGGGTAACGGGAAAAATGAAGTATCATCTCGAGTTTTTGCGCGGAAAGAGAGAAGCTAGTTGTACCCCACTTGAGGAACGCTGGAAATGTAGCTTCTGCCCATTTTCTTGTGAATGCCCAGCAAACTCTAACTTCAAGCAAACCCGAGATTGAAAGCTCTTTCCTTTTTTATTCCTATGTAAATTGGTTTTTCCCAATACTCTGTTGGCATCCCTCGGAAACACGAAGAGTTTTACTAGTTCAAGCTTCTTTTTGGCTCAGTGTTGTGATACATAACAAATATCAAATCCATAATCAGAACACATGGTGATATTTAACCGATGTCGCGTTGGATGTAGCATCAATGTTAAGTGGACATCGATCAAAACTAGTTTTAAACCTGTAAAATCTATACTGCGCTTGTGATTTATAGCACAACaatgaaagatagaataaaaccGTGATCATGTATAAACTTGTTCATCTTGTACTATAATTTATTGACGCATACCAAAATGTGAACAGTTTCTGAAAGATGGAATCAGAAAAGCTCTCGAAAGTGTTCAATCTAATCCTCGATCCTAAATTGTTCGACTGTTCAAACGAGCAAAAAGTTCAATACAACATGGGGTAAAAGGCAGCACGTGCTTCTCAAAATTGTGGGAGGTGAGAGTTTGTTTATTTGAGAACCAAAACAGAAAAAAGAGCTAAATTGAAAAAAACCACAGTCAAAAGAATTCCAAAA includes:
- the LOC140808769 gene encoding vicilin-like seed storage protein At2g28490, translated to MWKIKALFVLALLVCFSLAATAVAYEEEEWGEGGGRGWEEGGEGGEEGGSGRREGEDWFVLQDSKNVVKTDAGVMKVVKGFGGRIMKSPMHIGFITMEPRSLFVPQYLDSSLILFIRRGEARVGNIYKDELVERSLKMGDIYRIGAGSAFYLINTGEGQRLHVVCSIDTSESLGWHAFQSFYVAGGTYPRSVLSGFDPLTLSTAFNVSEGELSELLTGQNKGPIVYLSEPHSEPHSPSMWSNFLDMEQDEKLAHMKRVVRIRGGDFEQEEEAKPTWSFRKLLISMFGKAGKRGDKRGRVGKGPDSYNIYDRKPDYKNDYGWSIALDESDYSPLKHDDFGVYLVNLTAGSMMAPHVNPRATEYGIVLRGAGTIQIVYPNGTLAMNAKVTEGDVFWIPRYFPFCQIASRTGPFEFFGFTTSARDNRPQFLAGANSLLDTMRGPEFAAAFGLSEDRLKEILGAQKESVILPSAAVAPPGEKAAPKLMAKVIDTYGNDIVMGF
- the LOC140808868 gene encoding exonuclease V, chloroplastic-like, which encodes MAFIKVTFAATSLLHRNARLFRPLTLFSIRTVYRGAEHPDVKFSGSFLHQNRRVSCGLSVTDLIDSEWCEKQKEFSLTERSRKTTAMKTGNARHSALEEEVIKKIKYRIRSAENAWENKFMNFIVHANELLVNGFTRELPLVGFTQGEWMVGRIDVIRMLNSNSENFLMIVERKTRRRATLPAEPQIRKGRFQTMCYRMLWDSLGEFTSEKFYDHFALNPEHILSPDIVKKTVKAGFPCEVNGSLLIVASDVMFLALKLKLEIQVSIYAYLS